Proteins from a genomic interval of Hallerella porci:
- a CDS encoding AAA family ATPase encodes MLKSIRIQNFKSYKDATFELSPFTVLIGANASGKSNAIEALRFMSILAQGQKLSSLPYSTFNKEGGIRGKISNLMYQDSSECSFLCNFDDCDYDNLELTLSLLDEELHISNESVSSSKRKIPLYKIKERSGGVYASDVVVSYDNFTRGSKKNLINCSDQMTIFSQLTTSAPFQEKYEKSKEIIPNVCKTIEKTLDSFIFLDPVPAKMRSYCARDRALTENGGNLSGVIYNLTRNPAAYTREERKKNKKDILDFIKNLPEQNFTGLFSIKEPRGESIVSLKESFGGEGKEYDASLLSDGTLRVLAIAVALLSSPEYSTVVIEELDNGIHPSRAKTLLSKINEVAQKRHLKILITTHNPTLLDALPDEIVSDCVFCYRDPVDGSSKLRKISDLPNYFDLLVQGSLGDLLVSNRINDFVKKNLANNGKSESAYSWLAKLKSEIKG; translated from the coding sequence ATGTTAAAATCTATACGAATCCAAAATTTTAAAAGCTATAAAGATGCAACCTTTGAATTGTCTCCCTTTACGGTGTTAATTGGAGCCAATGCATCCGGCAAAAGTAATGCTATAGAAGCCCTGCGTTTTATGTCTATTTTAGCCCAAGGACAAAAGTTATCATCACTACCATATTCAACATTTAATAAAGAGGGGGGGATTCGAGGAAAAATAAGTAATTTAATGTACCAGGATTCATCAGAATGCTCTTTTTTGTGCAATTTTGATGATTGTGATTATGATAATCTTGAGTTGACGCTTTCTTTGCTTGATGAAGAATTGCATATTTCAAATGAATCGGTTTCATCATCTAAAAGAAAAATTCCTTTATATAAAATTAAAGAACGCTCAGGCGGTGTGTATGCTTCGGATGTCGTTGTTTCGTATGATAATTTTACTCGAGGAAGTAAAAAAAATTTAATTAATTGCTCCGATCAAATGACTATTTTTTCGCAATTAACGACATCTGCGCCTTTCCAAGAAAAATATGAAAAATCGAAAGAAATTATTCCTAATGTATGTAAAACAATAGAGAAAACGTTGGATTCCTTTATTTTTTTAGATCCGGTTCCTGCAAAAATGCGGAGTTATTGTGCTAGAGATCGTGCGTTAACAGAAAATGGAGGGAACCTTTCTGGTGTTATATACAATCTAACGAGAAATCCTGCGGCATACACTAGAGAGGAAAGAAAAAAGAATAAAAAGGACATACTTGATTTTATAAAAAATTTACCGGAACAGAACTTTACAGGACTTTTTTCGATTAAAGAACCCCGTGGAGAAAGCATTGTTTCATTAAAAGAATCCTTTGGGGGTGAAGGAAAAGAATATGATGCTTCGTTGTTGTCGGATGGAACCCTGAGAGTCTTGGCTATTGCTGTAGCACTTTTATCTTCGCCGGAATACTCTACCGTTGTGATTGAGGAATTGGACAATGGTATTCATCCATCAAGAGCGAAAACTCTTTTGTCAAAAATAAATGAAGTTGCCCAAAAACGTCACTTGAAAATTCTTATTACGACTCATAACCCTACACTATTAGACGCTTTGCCTGATGAAATTGTATCTGATTGCGTTTTTTGTTATCGAGATCCTGTGGATGGGTCGAGTAAGTTAAGGAAAATATCAGATTTGCCGAATTACTTTGATTTACTCGTTCAAGGAAGTTTAGGTGATTTACTTGTGTCAAATCGAATAAATGATTTTGTGAAAAAGAATTTAGCAAATAATGGGAAGTCTGAAAGTGCTTATTCCTGGCTGGCAAAATTGAAATCTGAAATTAAAGGTTAA